The proteins below are encoded in one region of Hordeum vulgare subsp. vulgare chromosome 3H, MorexV3_pseudomolecules_assembly, whole genome shotgun sequence:
- the LOC123444112 gene encoding transcription initiation factor TFIID subunit 11 translates to MKDPFEAAVEEQESPPDSPAPPEEGPATAVPHTIDEDYDGSAGAGGSRPPPPRPRPSALAAPSTSAAPAAAKAKVRPQKEQDDDDDEEDPMEVDLDKLPSGTSDPDKLAKMNALLSQFTEDQMNRYESFRRSGFQKSNMKKLLASITGSQKISMPTTIVVSGIAKMFVGEVIETARIIMSERKDSGPIRPCHIREAYRRLKLEGKIPKRSVPRLFR, encoded by the exons ATGAAGGACCCCTTCGAGGCGGCCGTTGAGGAGCAGGAGTCCCCGCCGGATTCGCCGGCGCCGCCCGAGGAGGGCCCTGCCACAGCGGTCCCCCACACAATCGACGAGGACTATGACGGCAGCGCGGGCGCCGGTGGTTCACGGCCCCCGCCGCCGCGACCGCGGCCTTCGGCGCTAGCCGCGCCCTCGACCTCCGCCGCCCCGGCGGCGGCGAAGGCCAAGGTCCGGCCCCAAAAGGagcaggatgacgacgacgacgaggaagacCCCATGGAGGTCGACCTCGACAAGCTGCCCTCCGGCACCAGCGATCCCGACAAGCTCGCCAAGATGAA TGCTTTGTTATCCCAATTTACAGAAGACCAGATGAACCGGTACGAGTCATTTCGGAGATCTGGATTCCAGAAATCTAACATGAAAAAG ctATTGGCGAGTATCACAGGCAGTCAAAAGATATCGATGCCAACGACCATCGTAGTATCAGGAATCGCAAAGATGTTTGTCGGCGAGGTCATAGAAACAG CTAGAATAATTATGAGTGAAAGGAAAGATTCTGGACCCATCAGACCTTGCCACATCAGAGAAGCATACAGAAGATTGAAGCTTGAAGGGAAGATCCCAAAGCGATCCGTTCCTAGACTCTTCCGCTAG